A segment of the [Limnothrix rosea] IAM M-220 genome:
TAATTGATTGAACAACAAATGATATTTCAATCATTCCACTCTGGATTAAACGAGGGTGGATTTTTTGATGAAAATAATTAGCTTATCTTGCAAAACCAAGAGGAAAATGACTGCTGCTTTGCTCTCAATTTGATGACATACCTCATATATATCAAAGCATTCGTCAGGATATGGAGCTGAAGTCAACCATTAGCAAAAGACCAAAGACTAATTTCAGTTAATGCTCAAAAGAGTCGCTATCTAACCGATAAGCAGAGAGAACAGTACCGCATAAATAAAAAAGTGTAGACTTGTTCTCACTTCATTCACTTGCCTTACCGACAGACGATTTAACTTTAGACTAAGCAAAAAAAGATAGAGGCTGCACTACTATTGCAGCTTAAACAAGTCAAAACGCTTAGGCAGAACAAAATCCAGTATTAGATAGCGCAGAAATCCCTGCTACTCCATATGTTCAGACATCACATTAAGGTAATTTAGTTGCTCCTAACCCTCGCAATAAGATTACTGAATGACAAACAGCCATTTACTTTAATCCTTCAATTATGCTCCATTAATAGTCAAGGTTGAGCTGTTGCTAGCTGTCTAAAAAATACCAATCTCACCCAGAAAATCTAAAGCTTCATCAAAGTTTCAATTAAGACTTCAATAAAAAGCAGCTTTTTTAACTAAGATTAGATTATTGAGCATTAAGGTTGAGTTAAATGTGGGCTAATAAATCAAAGGCACATCTTACGGCATATTTTCTCAGTGGTATTGCATTAGCTCTTGTCGCCGCAAGTATCTTGGGCTGGGCAATGTACTACTGGCCGCACCATAACTCTCTACAGTTTATGTTGACGCGTTTTTTTAATGTGGATGGGGAAAAGAATATTCCAGCTAGTTTTTCAACTTTGCTGCTTCTCGGTGCGTCGGTTTTGCTCGGTCGGATTTCTTTCATGCAGTTCAGGAGAAAGGCTCCTTTTACTCACTGGCTTGTGTTGTCCGTCGGTTTTTTGATGATGGCGATCGACGAATTCCTTTCTTTTCATGAGCGGCTGATGAAACCGGTGAAAACCTTATTAAATGTTGAAGATGTTGCAATTTTTCGCCATGCTTGGGTCATTCCCGCAGCACTTTTAATTCTTTTACTAATTCCATATTTTTGGAATTTTATGCGGCAGTTGCCAACTAGGACAGCGCGCATGTTTATTATTGCTGCCTCGCTTTATTTGGGAGGGGCTTTAGGGATCGAAGTGATTGGTGGGTATTATGCTTCGACGCAGGGATTTGACTTCATGTACAAGATGATCGCGACTGTTGAAGAAAGTTTAGAAATGGCTGGTGTGATTTTATTTATTCATGAGTTGATGATATTTATTGGTGATTCAAAGAATTGGCAGACTAAGCAGTCGGAGAATAAGATTGCGGCTGAGTCATCTAGTGAGTTTGCTGGGTAACGTCTTGTATCGCTGTTTAGCGCGTGATCTACGGCCTACCTTCATCGGTAGGTTTTTTGTTTGTTGTGTCCCAGATGCTTTGAGGTTGTGTTGCAAGGTTATCGGCGGCTGGGGTTGATAGCGATGTTGGAACCTTAGGCTTACTAGGTCAGTCAAACAAGCAAGCTACAGTAGGTTAGTTATGGGCGGGAGCTGCGAAAGGGAATGAGTATGGGCAAAAGTCGTCGCTTTGTGGCAAATTATGTCGGTGTTTTGATGGGGGCTGCCCTAGGTTTTGGCTTTGGTTCAGAGGCGATCGCCGCCGATACTTTGCGGTTACGGATTGGGCCTTTGCAGCAAACCTTAGCTGTTGATGATTTGGAAGCATTTGCAGAAACTGGCGAGCTACCGACAAACCTACGCCCCTATAAAAGTTTTCTGGGTTCTAATATGCGGAGCTTTCTGCGTAAAAGTTTGAATGTACAGCCGGAAGTTGCCACGCAGTTTTTGGACGAACTATGGCGATCGCCCGCCGGAAAAATTGTTTTAGATCAATTGCAAGTTGCCCTACCCAATAGTTCTGTGGATGGCTTAAAAAGTGCACTCAATAGCGTTGCTAGCCAAGAGCTTAATCTCAGTGCTTTAAATGTTTTACGAGCTTATCCAGCCAAGGAACTCACCGTAGATTTGACCGCCGTTGCGGGATTATTATTACAGGCAAATTTACCCAACCTGCAAAGTCAAATTCTCAGCCCAAAAATTACCAACGATTTAGAAATCGAGACCGAAACGGCAGTTGCAATTATTCCCCAAACCCTAGACCCCACTACCGCGGGTCAACAGGTGGTGCGCCGTCAAACGGTTGTGTTGCAAGATTATCAGCGGGATCGCACGATTCCCATTGATATTTATGATAGTCCTGTGGCAAAGGATCAACTCATTGTTTTGTCCCACGGTTTTGCTGCAAATCGTCGCTTTTTAGATTATTTGGGATATCACCTCGCTTCCCATGGCTATACCGTCGTTACACCAGACCACCCCGGTAGTAATGTGCAGTCGCTATTTAATTCGGGTTTAACCTTTGAAAATCTATTGCCGGCTGAGGAGTTTATCGAGCGGCCAAAAGATATTAGTTTTGTTTTAGATGAGTTGGAAAATCTTGACGAATTAGCGGAATTTCAAGGTCGTTTTACAACGGATGATGTGACGATCATTGGCCATTCTTTTGGAGGATATACGGCTCTAGCTTTAGCGGGTGGCGTTGTCGATCCCCCTGCCATTCGGAACCACTGTCATCAATCTAATCCCCTGATGCGATCGCCGGGCGACTGGCTCCAATGTGCGGCTTCAGATTTACCCTATGGACGTTTAAATTTACGGGATGAACGGATCAAACAGGCGATCGCCCTCAACCCGATTATTGGAGAAGTCTTTGGGGCTGAAGGCCTCGGCCAGATCAAGATTCCGACAATGGTGCTGACAGGAACAAAGGATGCCATCACACCGAGCCTAACCCACCAACTTTTACCCTTTAACAAATTAGGAGGCGATAAATATTTAGTCGTCGCTGACGGCGCAACCCACATGAGCGTGACGGATTTGAGTAATCGAGATAGCCCCCTTTCACGCAGCACCCTAGTGCCGGAAGTCATGGGCAAGGAAGCAGAACCCGTTCGCCAAATGTTGAAAGCCCTCAGTCTGAGTTTTGTGGAACGACGAGAAGCAACGGCGGAAAATTATGACAGTTTTTTATCCCCCGGCTACGTACAATCTCTTTCGAGTGAAACAATTCAATTGCGCTTCACCCAAGAAATTTCGGTAGAGCTCAATCAATTTCTGAGCCATTTACCCCAAGCAAAAATTCAAGTTGCTCGCGCCCAACAATTACAATTTCCGCCCCAAGAAAAATCCGTTTTTAGCTTTTGGCGATCGCCCCACAAATCAGAATTACAACCCTACCCAACAGGCATTTTAAACGCCAATTTAGCGCCACTATTTACAGCCACCCAAGAAATTGAAGCCCATAATTTTTACTCCGTTGCCTATCTCGATGCCATGCCGTTAACCGAGCAATGGCACTAGATAGTTCGTATTAGACAACAGGGTAAGATAAAACATTGCCATTGATTCCAAGTCCTATGTCCCAGTCTGTCCAGCTCTCTAAATTTGGTACGCAAATGTCCCGTCTCACGGGTGTGCGCGCCATTATGAAAGATATTATCGATACCCTCAAGGCCGGAACTGGACAAGAATTTATTAATCTCAGTGCAGGCAATCCTGTGATCATTCCCGAAGTGGAGCAGCTTTGGCGAGACTGCACAGCGGATTTATTAGCAAGTTCTGAATATGGTGAAGTGGTTTGCCGTTATGGCTCTTCCCAAGGCTATGAACCACTCATTGAGGCGATCGCCGCGGATTTTAATCAACGTTACGGCTTAAATCTCACCAGCGACAATATCGTCATCACACCCGGCTCCCAATCCCTTTACTTCCTCGCCGCCAATGCCTTTGGGGGATACGACGCAGGCGATCGCCTCAAAGAAATTATTTTGCCCCTCAGCCCAGACTACACAGGTTATGGCGGCGTGAGCTTATACCCCGAAGCCGTGAAAGCCTTTAAGCCGAGCCTCGATATTGACCAAAAAAACCACCGTTTTAAATATCGCCCCGACTTTAACCAACTAAAAATCGACGAAAACACTGGCTGTGTCATTTTTTCG
Coding sequences within it:
- a CDS encoding alpha/beta hydrolase, with the protein product MSMGKSRRFVANYVGVLMGAALGFGFGSEAIAADTLRLRIGPLQQTLAVDDLEAFAETGELPTNLRPYKSFLGSNMRSFLRKSLNVQPEVATQFLDELWRSPAGKIVLDQLQVALPNSSVDGLKSALNSVASQELNLSALNVLRAYPAKELTVDLTAVAGLLLQANLPNLQSQILSPKITNDLEIETETAVAIIPQTLDPTTAGQQVVRRQTVVLQDYQRDRTIPIDIYDSPVAKDQLIVLSHGFAANRRFLDYLGYHLASHGYTVVTPDHPGSNVQSLFNSGLTFENLLPAEEFIERPKDISFVLDELENLDELAEFQGRFTTDDVTIIGHSFGGYTALALAGGVVDPPAIRNHCHQSNPLMRSPGDWLQCAASDLPYGRLNLRDERIKQAIALNPIIGEVFGAEGLGQIKIPTMVLTGTKDAITPSLTHQLLPFNKLGGDKYLVVADGATHMSVTDLSNRDSPLSRSTLVPEVMGKEAEPVRQMLKALSLSFVERREATAENYDSFLSPGYVQSLSSETIQLRFTQEISVELNQFLSHLPQAKIQVARAQQLQFPPQEKSVFSFWRSPHKSELQPYPTGILNANLAPLFTATQEIEAHNFYSVAYLDAMPLTEQWH